The DNA sequence GACGCCCTGGACAGCTAGGGAAAGCCTAGCAGGGCAGGGACGTCTCGTAGGGACTGTCCAGCGAGAACATCGGGATGGTGGCGATCAGCACGGACCCGTCATCGCCCTCAAGATCATAGGTGCCGCCCATGATGCCCGACGGGGCAGCAAGGGGCGCACCGGATGTGTAGCTGAACCGTTCGCCCGGCCCGAGGGTCGGGGTCTGCCCGATCACGCCATCGCCATCCACCTGCTGCCGGCGGCCGGCCGCGTCCACAATGTTCCAGTGCCGGCGCACGATCGTCCAGGTCCGGTCGCTCTCATTCTCGACATCGACCGTGTAGGACCACATGAACCGGGCGCGGGCGGGCTCGGATTCGTCATGCATGAATTTGGGGCGGACGCGGATGCGCACACCATCCGTGACTTGCTCATACTGAGGAGGAGGAACCCGTCTGCCCATTCGATAAAATTCGATCCAATTCGTTCACACACTGTTAAGGGCGTGGGTCAAATCCATTACAAGATCGTCAGAATCCTCCAGTCCCACTGACATGCGGATCCAGCTGCGGTCCAGGCCCATCGAGGCC is a window from the Hyphomonas sp. genome containing:
- the apaG gene encoding Co2+/Mg2+ efflux protein ApaG, which encodes MGRRVPPPQYEQVTDGVRIRVRPKFMHDESEPARARFMWSYTVDVENESDRTWTIVRRHWNIVDAAGRRQQVDGDGVIGQTPTLGPGERFSYTSGAPLAAPSGIMGGTYDLEGDDGSVLIATIPMFSLDSPYETSLPC